ATCCATATTCCCAGCAGTTACATCCATATAAGCTATAGACTTAAGCCAAAGGACAACGTCACGACAGTGAAAACAACTAACCGCCACCTAATACTAGCGTTCAAAATAGAGAACAGTAGAGGTCTGTAATGATGAATCGgactatcgatggattgcagtTGTTGAATCTCCGACAGCAATTAATCGGTAGCTGAAACGATAAACTATCAATGCAtcaatagtatgtgtgactatcgatagtttagtaacTTACTTGCGTTTAATACGCAAAAATGATGGAGTACCAACTTAGTTCACTTTGACATCTGCCCCTGTTACCTCTCACCGAAGCTTGATTTGGATTTCTAGTTTCCTGTCAGTAATTAACAGAGACCGAAACCATACATTCATTATGAAATGACTTCAACTGAAACAattcaaatataaaaaaatattgcgatagtattgcaatagttgttgGCAACAGATGCTGCAATAGACTTTCGCTGTCACAATAGCTGTTTCCCCCTCAATAGTCTCTCTACATATTGTTTCTTACATCACTGAAGTCTTGGGACACGTGAAGCCAGACAGGCGTTTTACAGGTAAAACCGTTTACATTGATATCAGacaatatcatagcaggggCAGCGGAAAATACCTACAGACAACGTACCTAAACACGGAATGTGATCTTAACCTGCTAGAGAACGCCTTAACCAGTCGGCCACCTCCCCGCCTAACCAAACCAACGAAGCCATGACACCCAGATGAAAGGTGTAGATTTGAAGGTCTAAGATATCAGTTCGGACATATGTACCCAAGCAGCGTCTGCCACATCTGGCCTACTAGGGTCATGTTGGGATGAACGTCGTTATTCTCAGATGCAACACTCATGTCCCAGAAATCCAAGTAATAAATCTTGTCCTGGATTTCCTCAAATTCTTTCTTCAGTATCTGTTGATGAATAGTCCCCCAGTAGTCCTCGATCACACCACGTGCGTACGTAGTGATGCGGAACGAGTGGGGGCCTTTTACGAACACCTTCGCTTGGGGTGCTCGTTTCAGAAGTGCCTTCACTGATTGAACTGTTCGTCTGACGTGTGTCCTAAGCAACGTCGGAGGGTAGGCGGTGAAGTGGAGGTAGAAGTGGATGATGACGATGTCTCTGTTGCCTCTTGGCAGCTCGTCTATATAGACATGAGTTGCCTTGTGGGCCTCCAGTGGCGTAAATTCACCGGAGTTTGTAAACGGCAGCTCGTGGCTCCCCCAGAATACAGCGTAGTTGTAGGCCGAGTTGTATAGAGTCGATGGGAGCGGCCAAGCTGGGTAGCGTCATACATCGGACACCAGAGTCACATTCTGACGTTGTTTCAGATAGGAGAACCACTGGCGTAATGTGGAGTCTCCGTGCAGCCATATTCTTCTGTTACGTAGACACAGGTCCCAGCTCCGTACAGTGTCAGGAAGAGTGTTGGTGCAGGCCGTGGAACGCCACTTCCAGTTGAGGAAGTAGCCGACAGGGGGCGTTTGTCTCCACGTGACCAGTGCTGGAATTTGGTTGCATGGTGTCTGTACAGTGAATGGGTCTCTGCCTGGACAAGAGGACATAAATGAGTGATTTGTGACATAGGACTATGATCGTCGACTCTTGCAATTGGCGATACTTAGCGGAAATTGATAGGATGTATATTAACTATAGGGCCCCAGTAAATTTACAACATTACGTGAACGAATAATTTACCGACTTCGCAAATAAGATGCATTTCTGATATAACAATAATATAAATCTTACCATGAACCTCCGTGGTGATGTACGAGCGCACATTTTGCTGTACATTATGTCTGCAATTGGAAGTTATGTCATGAATCCCATCAATATACAAATGAATCAGTATTGATAATGATAAAGTATACGACTGcttaatttgcatatcacacatatatataccttTCAAACAGCTTCCGCTCCTCTTCTAACATCGGCCATGGTGGCTGAGAACCACCTATCCGGGTCCACTCTGCGCATGTCAGCACTTCCGGATGTCCACAGTACCACGGGAGGCCATAATGTCGCCTTGTCAGGTTACACACTCGCGAGTACCCGGCCAAAAAGGGGGAGGGGCCACATAGAGTCATCTCATACATAAATCTCCTCTGAAATATGGCAAACAACTGCCTTACTAAGTGTCCTTCTCTGTGGATCTTATACAACACCCTCACAGCCTCCCTGGACAAGACGACAGCCGCGAGAACCTCCACCCGTCCTGGCCATAAGACACGAACAAAGCCACTATAACTTCCGTTTCGGTGATCAACGACATATCCCATTGCGCATGCGCCTTGACGTACTTCCTTTATCCAAACCCTGACTCTGTCCCCACCTCGAAGTAGTCGTTTGTTGTATCCATTCAGCAACTCGACTGATACGAGTATGACGTCCCCAACTTTATAATATGGTTTTGGATTCACAAGTTTAAGTCCAGAATAAGAAGCATTCGCTATAGCTAACTCATTGATACTTCGATCCCCGTCGAATCTGTAATCGATCACGTATTCCCCATCCTCGTATAGCCCGTTCAGAACATTATCGTCGAATTCCGTAAACAGGTCTTCGTGTTTTAGCCTCTGAAGTCGCTCGGGAAATACGACGTCTGTGTCATCAGTGGACATGTCCGACAGAAAGCCTACTGGTTCATCCGGGTGGTTTCCGTGACGTGTCCGATTTGTTGGAAATGTTGACCTGTGGAACGAACCATTTGAAACTCCATAAATGCGTTACAAGTAATGTACCTTACCCGGCCCCCGCAATCCAGACACTTTTCTTGACATTATTAAATTTGTAAGTAATATTTTATCAACTGTCAATGATACCGTCATTTGACCTACCTTCGAAATTCGTCATCGCAAAGTCTACATACACGTCATAACACGTCCATAAAACTTTGGACGTCAGCATAGCAACGGAATTTCTGGTGACATCGGTGGTAACAAGGTCACACAAGCGATATGATATCTCAGCTAACCCAACGATGTCGACCACGCCCACAATATCACGTTTCGGATAAGTTCGGACATTTCCACAGCTAGAGTGTCACACGAGATCTGACAGAACGTGTCTCTTTCTTACAAGTACCTGTTCCATGGGCCGTGATGTTTCAGAAATGTGTCGACTTACGTTTGTCGAAGTCTGTGTTCATTAATTTAATCTCCTTACCTTTAATACCCAACAGACTCAGGTGGTCACTAATTCTGTGTTCACGTTAGACGTCATTTGGGATTAGGGATTTAGTTATCATGCAGGAGTTACATACATTTGTCTTTTTGT
The window above is part of the Haliotis asinina isolate JCU_RB_2024 chromosome 1, JCU_Hal_asi_v2, whole genome shotgun sequence genome. Proteins encoded here:
- the LOC137273071 gene encoding NXPE family member 3-like — protein: MSTDDTDVVFPERLQRLKHEDLFTEFDDNVLNGLYEDGEYVIDYRFDGDRSINELAIANASYSGLKLVNPKPYYKVGDVILVSVELLNGYNKRLLRGGDRVRVWIKEVRQGACAMGYVVDHRNGSYSGFVRVLWPGRVEVLAAVVLSREAVRVLYKIHREGHLVRQLFAIFQRRFMYEMTLCGPSPFLAGYSRVCNLTRRHYGLPWYCGHPEVLTCAEWTRIGGSQPPWPMLEEERKLFERHNVQQNVRSYITTEVHGRDPFTVQTPCNQIPALVTWRQTPPVGYFLNWKWRSTACTNTLPDTVRSWDLCLPWPLPSTLYNSAYNYAVFWGSHELPFTNSGEFTPLEAHKATHVYIDELPRGNRDIVIIHFYLHFTAYPPTLLRTHVRRTVQSVKALLKRAPQAKVFVKGPHSFRITTYARGVIEDYWGTIHQQILKKEFEEIQDKIYYLDFWDMSVASENNDVHPNMTLVGQMWQTLLGYICPN